The DNA region TAAAATTTGTCGAGAACATGTTGTTCTCTGCATACCGGATCTGGCTGCGGTAACCGGCTTCGATTTTTCCTGTTGTACCTACGGGGAGGGTGTAGTCGGTTTGCACATTATAACTCCTGTTGGTGCCTTTGCCATCGTTGATCTGTATCACCGGGAGGGTATTTACTTCCGAGCCGTTGGCATAATATACGTCGGTAAGGTAATTCTGGTAGTTGTCGTTGGTGCCGTCAGAAAAGCTGAAGTTAAACGTGAGTTCCTCTTTTGGTTTTTTAAATTTTTGTACGAAATCCAGGCTCAGGTCGTAATTACCGCCCGAACCGTCGTTAGTATTGTCCCTCCTGCTACGTTCGAGCGGATTTTTTGAAGGGTTCAGCTTGTCGATACTCAGCAGCTCGCTCCGTTCGTTGTCCCTGATGTTGAAACCGCCTGTAAAGCTAAGGATACTTTTTTCGGCCAGATAATAATCCAGTCCCGCTTTAAAGTTGTGCCCCTTGTCCAGCGATTTGGAATCTGTAAGCTGATTGGCAAATGCAGTTGGGAATGTAGGGTTCAGGTAAGTGATGTTGCTGTAGCCGCCACCCAAACGGTTTCCATAGCGGTAGCTGTAATTCCCATAAATATTTACCTTGCTGTTTTGAAAACTAAGGCTGGTATTGGCATTGTAGTTGTCGCGGTTACCTGCGGTAAGTGCCAGGGAGCCGTTTAGTCCCAGTTTTTTGTTTTTCTTTAATACGATATTGATGATGCCCGATTGCCCTTCGGCATCGTACTTTGCCGATGGGTTGGTAATCAGCTCTACACTTTCGATGGAACTGGCAGGGATGGATTGCAGGATCTGCGCTACATTGCCCCCGGCAATCATGGAAGGTTTTCCATCGATCAGGACCTTAACACCCGTTGAACCCCTGAGGCTTACATTGCCGTCCATATCGGCCTGTACTGAAGGAACGTTCTGCAGCAGGTCGGAAGCAGAGCCGCCTTCGCTCACCAGGCTCTGGTCAACCGAAAATACCTTTTTGTCGATGCCCAGCTGCATCGTGCTTTTTTGGGCAGTAATTGCCACTTCTTTTAATGCGGTGCCTTTGGCAGGTTTCATTTTTATGGTTCCCAGGCTGATCTCTTTCTGTGTATCGGAAATGGATACAGAATCCCTGACCATGGTCTGGTAGCCTACGTAACTTATTTTAAAGGTAAAAACACCTTTCGGTAGGGGCGTCATCACCAGATTTCCGTTGGCGTCGGTTTGCATTCCTTTTACTACGGCTTTTGTTTTCCTGTTGAGGATCATGGCTGAAGCAAAGGGAATGGTCTCATTGGTTTGGGCATCTACAACCTTGGCGGTTATTTTGCCGTTGTCTGTTTGTGCATTAAGTTTTACAGAGGAAATACAAATGGCAAGCGTTAAAATCAGAACTTTGTAAAAGTAGTTGGTCATTAAGGTGGTTTTGTGTGTGTTTAGTTGGACAAATAAACGATTAGGAAGTTTAAAAACCCGGGCGTAACTATTTTATTACAGGTTAATTGAAGAATATGATCGATTACAACAGCATTTTTAGCGAAGAAGGCTTGAGCTACGCAGCT from Pedobacter africanus includes:
- a CDS encoding outer membrane beta-barrel family protein, which produces MTNYFYKVLILTLAICISSVKLNAQTDNGKITAKVVDAQTNETIPFASAMILNRKTKAVVKGMQTDANGNLVMTPLPKGVFTFKISYVGYQTMVRDSVSISDTQKEISLGTIKMKPAKGTALKEVAITAQKSTMQLGIDKKVFSVDQSLVSEGGSASDLLQNVPSVQADMDGNVSLRGSTGVKVLIDGKPSMIAGGNVAQILQSIPASSIESVELITNPSAKYDAEGQSGIINIVLKKNKKLGLNGSLALTAGNRDNYNANTSLSFQNSKVNIYGNYSYRYGNRLGGGYSNITYLNPTFPTAFANQLTDSKSLDKGHNFKAGLDYYLAEKSILSFTGGFNIRDNERSELLSIDKLNPSKNPLERSRRDNTNDGSGGNYDLSLDFVQKFKKPKEELTFNFSFSDGTNDNYQNYLTDVYYANGSEVNTLPVIQINDGKGTNRSYNVQTDYTLPVGTTGKIEAGYRSQIRYAENNMFSTNFNHLSGEYDINFALTNEFNSKDQVHALYINYQNQVKNFGYQVGLRAEDATLDTRLGMYDKAGGLSYVPGKVDYTRLYPSIFLTQKFKAEQQLQLSYSRRVNRPRGWDTNPFLDVSDPLIWRQGNPNLRPEDVHAYELSYSKYWKKITFISTAYMRQTNDVIQRIRTEADENGVTIVTPQNLTRELSSGLELIGRFDVAKAWNFTTNINLYQRKINGVPAYGIVDNSGFSWNANLTNNFVLPYKITLQIKGDYRSREVMAQGKRNSNYVVDAGAKYDFKNKKSSLSFNIKDVFNTRNWSMTSGAANAITDFRRNMQGTMASLTYAYRFGKNDFNFKKNKKSDQQEMRSDEESF